The following DNA comes from Arcobacter cloacae.
TAGCAAGACTTGGTGGTGATGAGTTTGTTTTGATTATCAAAGATGTGAAAAACGATGAAGATATGTTAAATCTTGCACATAAAATAAATGAAAATATAAAAGAACCAATTGTAATAACAGATAAAGTATTTTTTATGTCTTTATCTATTGGAATTTCAATTTTTCCAGACCATGGAAAAGATAGTGAAGATTTAATCAAACACTCAGATGCTGCTATGTATGAAGTTAAAGAAAATGGAAGAAATGGTTATAGATTATATAATCAAAACATGACAGATAAAATCTCTTTAAAAGTAACAGTTCAAAATGAGTTAAAAATGGCTATTGCTAAAGATGAATTTGAGATGTATTATCAAGCTGTTGTTGATGTTCAAACAAAAAAGATAGTTGGAGCTGAAGCACTTGTTAGATGGAATCATAAAAAAAGAGGAATTTTAACTCCTATTCATTTTATAGATTTTATAGATGAGGGTGGAATGAGTGTTGAATTTGGTGAATTAGTTTTTAGAAAAGTTCTAAATGATATGCAAATTATAAATTCAAAATTAAAACAACAAAATTTTAAAATCTCTATAAATATCTCTCCTGAACACTTTTTTAAATATACTTTTGTGGAAGATATAGAGAGCTTTTGTAATGATTTTTCAATAGATTCAAAACAAATAGAACTTGAAATGCTTGAAACAAATATTATGAAAAATTCAGAGATATCTCAAAAGAAAATAGCACTTTTAAATGAAAAAGGTTTTAATATAGCTTTAGATGATTTTGGAACAGGATATTCATCTTTGAGTTACCTAAAAAATTTTAAAGTAAATAAACTAAAGATAGACCAATCATTTATAAGAGATTTTTTAGAAGATAATAATGATAAAGCTATAGTGCAAGCTATTATAAATCTTGCAAATATATTTAACCTAAAAGTTCAAGCAGAAGGTGTTGAAACAAAGGAGCATGAAAAACTCCTTGAAACTTTAAAGTGTAGTTTAGCACAAGGATATTTTTATAATAAACCTATTCCTTTGATTAAGTTTCTTGATTTTGTAATCAAGGATAAAAATGAAAATTAGTGAATTAAAATATGATGTAACACCTATTTCTTTAGAATATTTCAAACAAAGAAGTTTTGAGATAATATTTGAAGTTTTTAATTCTATGAATACATTAGACGATGAGCTAATAAAAGAGTATATTTTAACTATTGGAAGTGATGAGTTATATGAATCCTTGAAATATCATTATGATATTGTTTATAGTTCAATTTTAACAAAGAATTATGATTTGCTAAAAGATTTTTTTATATGGAAATATAGTGTTTACAAAAGTAGAGGTGTAGATACAGATTGTTTTTTAAAAGAGTATGAACTTTGGAAAGAAGTTATATCAAATAGTCTTTATATCTCCCATTCAAGTGAAATAAATATTATCTATGATTATTTGATTTTGAACCATGAAAAATTTAAATTAAATGCTCAAGAGACAAAAAAAATAGTAGTAAATAAAAAATATCAAGAGCTATTTGATGAGCTTTTATTTTGTTTATTAAATGGAGAAAAAAGTAAATTTTATGATTTAGTTCAAAAAAATCTAAATCTTTTTGATAATAATATTTTTCTTTTTATTCAAGAATTAATAAATCCTTTGATGTATAAAGTAGGTCAATTATGGCAACTAAATGAATTAAGTGTTGCAAAAGAGCATTTAGCTAGTTCATTAATTGATGAGGTAGTTAATTATTATATAAAAGATAATTTTTTTGAAGATAGCAATAAACAAAAAGCAATTACTTCAACAGTTGGAGATGAGTCTCATAATTTAGGGATAAAAATTGTAGGGAAATTCTTAGAAAGTAATGGATTTAATGTAAAAAATTTAGGTTCAAAAATATCAAATAAAGAGTTAATAAATTCAATTTATGATTTAAAACCTAATTTAGTTGTTTTAAGTGTTACTCTTCCTTCCAATGTTGCAACATTACAACAAATAGTAAAAGAATTAAAAAGTGACTATAATCTTTTTTCTGGAAAAATTATTGTTGGTGGGCAAGGATTATTTGTGAATAATAAAATAATTCCCATAAAAGAAGCAGATTTTTGCAGTAAAAATTTAGAGGACTTAAAAGAGTTTTTACAAACTTTAAAATAGATAATGAATAAAATAAATAATTTAACAAATATAAAAATCGCATTTTTATTTGTGGTTTTTTGTAATGCAGTTGTTGATGTCTCACATAAAGTGCTACTTCAAAATATAGCTTTTAAAATCTTTGATGGTTCAACACAAGTTATTTGGATTTCTATTATAAATGCTTTAATAATCATTCCATTTTTACTTTTGTTTACTGTTAGTGGATATTTGTCTGATAAGTATAATAAAAAAGATATTTTAGTTTATGGTGCTGTTTCATCATTTTTGTTATCTGTTTTGATGGTGATTTCCTATTTAAGTGAAAATTTTTATTTTGCCATGTTTGCTTTAGTTTTATTAGCTGTTCAAAGTGCTATTTATTCTCCTGCAAAATTCGGATTGATTCTTGATATTTATGGTAAAAAAGAGTTATCAAAGGGAAATGCAGCTTTACAATCAATCTCAATTATCGCTATTTTATTTGCAATTGGAATTACTTCTTTAGTGTTTGAAAATTTTTACAATTTAAATAATCTTCAAAATCTAAATACAAAAGAGCAGTTATTAACAGCAATTTTACCTTTGACTTATTATATTTTACCAGTGGCTTTACTAGAAATGATAGTCTCTTTTGCATTCTTACGAAGAATAAATACAAGTTATATAAAAAATGAAGAGTTAAACTTAAACAAACAAGAGTTATTTCAAGGTAAATTATTAGTAAATAATATAAAAACAATTGCTTCAAATAATGTAATTTTTTTAAGTGTAATTGGTTTATCAATTTTTTGGGGAGTTTCACAAGCTTCTATGGCTGTATTTCCATCTTTTGCAAAGATGTATTTAAATATTACAGATGTGTTTGTAATAAATGGAGTTATAGCTGCTTCAGGAATAGGAATAGCAATAGGTTCTATTATTTATTCAAGATTCTCAAAATTTTATATAGAAGTTGGAACTATTCCTCTTTCAGCCCTTGGAATGGCTACAACTTTATATTTATCGACAATCGTAGAAACACCATTTTTACTTGCTATTAGCTTTTTGTTTTTTGGAATTTTTGGAGGAATGTTTGTTGTTCCTTTAAATGCATTAATTCAGTTTAATGCTAAAAAAAAGGTTTTAGGAACAATTCTTGCAGGAAATAATTGGTTTCATTCACTTGCTATGTTTTTGATGCTAACTCTTACAACAACAGTATCATATTTTGATTTAGACCCTTTAAAAACTATCTATTTAATAGTTGTGATAATAGTTTTAGGGACAATTTATACAATTGTTAAATTACCACAATCTTTAATATTGATTTTTTTAAAAACAATTGTTGGTTTTAGATATAAACTTGAAGTAAATGGAATAAAAAATATTCCTTCAAATGGTGGAGTTTTATTATTAGGAAATCACATTTCATGGCTTGATTGGGCTATTGTTTTGATGTCAGTTCCAAGAGAAGTTAGATTTGTTATGGATAAAACCATTTACAATAAATGGTATATAAATTGGATTTTAAAGTTATTTAAAACAATCCCAATATCAAGTAATTCAAGTAAAACAACTATTAAGCTTGTTGCAAAAGAGCTTGATGAGGGAAATATTGTTGTACTTTTTCCAGAAGGTTCAATCACTAGAAATGGACATTTAGGGGAGTTTAAAAAAGGTTTTGAAAAGATTTTAGAACTTACTAACACAGATGTTAAAGTTGTTCCTTTTTATATTAGGGGACTTTGGGAATCTATGTTTAGTAGAGCAAATAAAAAGTTTAAAAATTCTAAAAAAACTTCTATTGTAACTGTTCTATTTTCAAGGGCATTAAGTAAAGAAAAATCAAATGCAATAAGAATCAAACAAGAAGTTATAAATCTCTCAACAAAAGCTTGGCAAGAGCATATAAGAAATCTAAAACCTTTAAATGAGACTATTTTTGATAGATTAAAAGAGCTTTCAAATGAGTTGATTTTTGTTGATTCAACAGGAGTTGAGTTAAGTGGACATAAATTTTTAACTGCTTCAATTTTATTTAAAAATTTACTAAGAAAAGAGTTAAAAGAACAAAATGTTGGTCTATTATTACCTTCAACTGCAGCAGGAGCTTTTATAAACTATACGATGTTGAT
Coding sequences within:
- a CDS encoding cobalamin B12-binding domain-containing protein, with protein sequence MKISELKYDVTPISLEYFKQRSFEIIFEVFNSMNTLDDELIKEYILTIGSDELYESLKYHYDIVYSSILTKNYDLLKDFFIWKYSVYKSRGVDTDCFLKEYELWKEVISNSLYISHSSEINIIYDYLILNHEKFKLNAQETKKIVVNKKYQELFDELLFCLLNGEKSKFYDLVQKNLNLFDNNIFLFIQELINPLMYKVGQLWQLNELSVAKEHLASSLIDEVVNYYIKDNFFEDSNKQKAITSTVGDESHNLGIKIVGKFLESNGFNVKNLGSKISNKELINSIYDLKPNLVVLSVTLPSNVATLQQIVKELKSDYNLFSGKIIVGGQGLFVNNKIIPIKEADFCSKNLEDLKEFLQTLK
- a CDS encoding acyl-[ACP]--phospholipid O-acyltransferase gives rise to the protein MNKINNLTNIKIAFLFVVFCNAVVDVSHKVLLQNIAFKIFDGSTQVIWISIINALIIIPFLLLFTVSGYLSDKYNKKDILVYGAVSSFLLSVLMVISYLSENFYFAMFALVLLAVQSAIYSPAKFGLILDIYGKKELSKGNAALQSISIIAILFAIGITSLVFENFYNLNNLQNLNTKEQLLTAILPLTYYILPVALLEMIVSFAFLRRINTSYIKNEELNLNKQELFQGKLLVNNIKTIASNNVIFLSVIGLSIFWGVSQASMAVFPSFAKMYLNITDVFVINGVIAASGIGIAIGSIIYSRFSKFYIEVGTIPLSALGMATTLYLSTIVETPFLLAISFLFFGIFGGMFVVPLNALIQFNAKKKVLGTILAGNNWFHSLAMFLMLTLTTTVSYFDLDPLKTIYLIVVIIVLGTIYTIVKLPQSLILIFLKTIVGFRYKLEVNGIKNIPSNGGVLLLGNHISWLDWAIVLMSVPREVRFVMDKTIYNKWYINWILKLFKTIPISSNSSKTTIKLVAKELDEGNIVVLFPEGSITRNGHLGEFKKGFEKILELTNTDVKVVPFYIRGLWESMFSRANKKFKNSKKTSIVTVLFSRALSKEKSNAIRIKQEVINLSTKAWQEHIRNLKPLNETIFDRLKELSNELIFVDSTGVELSGHKFLTASILFKNLLRKELKEQNVGLLLPSTAAGAFINYTMLMMGKTAVNLNYTSEINSLKEALIQAEIKTIITSKKFIEKLESKAIDLKEILNVVNVIYLEDLKTKITKSKGLITLISIKLLPSFMLKILHLKKIKKDDTVIILFSSGSEGKPKGVELTSDNILGNAQQIANIINVSHEDTMLGTLPLFHAFGIVVTTYLPLIEGIKCVAHPDPTDGLAIAKLTVTHKATIMTGTSTFFRLYAKNTKIHPLMFESLRLVVAGAEKLREDVKFEFKKRFGKDILEGFGTTETSPVATCNLPDVIAPDFTIQIGNKNGTVGMPIPGTTIKIVDPQTYKELNTNEEGMILISGIQVMRGYLKNEEKTAQVLKTIKGKTYYITGDKGRIDEDGFLTIVDRYSRFAKIGGEMISLSLVEEKISKLIDFEQNPLVDFIVTNIEDEKKGETIVLLITNVNDEFILDLKQKIISNFDNKLMIPLNIKIINEIPKLGSGKRDYSTSKTLAKQ